One region of Diabrotica undecimpunctata isolate CICGRU chromosome 6, icDiaUnde3, whole genome shotgun sequence genomic DNA includes:
- the LOC140442804 gene encoding uncharacterized protein, producing the protein MHSFVSTLLIYLTIQGNVVSGSQIISENEISEDWEDFGTNLIHPYNNSERSGKFFGVGLVRFANNPCTSGSMVIGTCLRRRQCMDLTGTPSGTCANNIGVCCVITRTCGGTSALNATYFTNNNYPAPVTASTRCTMTINRATADTCQVRIDFLGFILAQPDATGNCATDAFFVTGGAGLVPIICGDNTGQHIYVDFNGNNSIVLTVTTAASNVGRTWNFLVTQIACGCPTRAPSGCLQFFNTTTGTVNSFNYGVGSNVIDATTGLPGTRQLVNQNYGVCVNMLPGFCSIQWAANGFIVSGVPGQGFDALTNGNCLTDFIIIPNPSYPNGTLTNTDRFCGTSFNTVQSSLKPFVMYVVTNAVEATDGDVANTGFSLSFTQLACPNTLF; encoded by the exons ATGCATTCTTTTGTATCAACTTTGCTGATTTATTTAACTATACAAGGAAATGTTGTTTCTGGAAGTCAAATTATTTCTGAAAACGAAATTTCTGAGGACTGGGAAGATTTTGGGACGAATTTAATTCATCCATATAATAATAGTGAAAGAAGTGGAAAAT TTTTCGGGGTTGGATTAGTAAGATTTGCAAATAATCCTTGTACCAGCGGCAGCATGGTAATAGGAACTTGCCTTAGAAGAAGGCAATGTATGGATCTAACTGGTACACCTTCAGGTACTTGCGCTAATAATATAGGCGTTTGTTGTGTTA TTACCAGAACTTGCGGTGGAACCTCTGCATTAAATGCCACTTACTTTACAAATAACAATTATCCAGCTCCAGTTACTGCATCTACTCGTTGTacaatgacaataaatagagcAACAGCAGATACATGCCAG GTCCGAATTGACTTCCTTGGATTCATATTAGCCCAACCTGATGCAACAGGAAATTGTGCTACTGATGCATTTTTTGTTACGGGCGGAGCTGGACTTGTTCCTATTATATGTGGTGATAATACTGGTCAGCACATTTATGTAgattttaatggaaataatagTATCGTACTAACTGTAACCACAGCAGCTAGTAACGTGGGCCGTACTTGGAACTTCTTGGTAACACAAATTGCTTGCGGATGTCCAACAAGAG CGCCATCGGGTTGTCTACAGTTTTTTAACACAACAACAGGAACTGTAAATAGTTTTAATTATGGCGTTGGCAGCAATGTAATAGATGCTACTACAGGTCTTCCTGGTACAAGACAGTTAGTAAACCAAAATTATGGGGTCTGTGTAAATATGCTTCCTG gaTTTTGCTCAATTCAGTGGGCAGCCAACGGCTTTATCGTTTCAGGTGTTCCAGGACAAGGTTTTGATGCCTTAACGAACGGCAATTGTCTGACAGATTTTATAATTATTCCAAACCCCAGTTACCCAAATGGAACGTTAACCAATACAGATCGATTTTGTGGAACCTCTTTTAATACAGTTCAAT CATCATTAAAACCGTTTGTGATGTATGTAGTAACGAATGCAGTTGAAGCGACCGATGGTGATGTTGCCAATACCGGCTTTTCTCTTTCTTTTACACAGCTAGCCTGCCCAAATACCCTCTTTTAG